The genomic DNA tgagaggagagagagagagagagaaaactaatagtaatatatattttattttttattgttgacATTTAAGGAATCAATACTTTCTTAtcaatatatttactttttccAAAATTACTGTAAtctgtattattaattaatttaccttTATCCCTTTATAACAAACTATTTATCATTTACAACTCATTATGCTCTGTTTGATTgatatgagttatttaaaaaatagggCCTGGCTAGTTAGGTTCGGTTtgggttttaaaataattcaaacaaaattaaacatcactTCACTCtatcttatttattaatcacatcactcaaatcattaaccaaaatactaaaatactttctattttaaatcattaactaaaatactctctattttaaattattatttttattttatttatatatatcaatatcctttaaacatttttatcaaaaataatcattatctcttcaaaattatccccatcattatttttttctacccCAAGTAAGCTTTTAAATTGCTCacgttattttaattattaatcaaattattaaattgttacccactaaataaaaaatggattaaattttatctcaaatttcaaacattttaaatcaaatatttatatagtaaacaataaaaaatttaataatatgatgaaaataaacattacaaatattaaatattataagttcGCGCACAGTAAAACCCACGATTCTAACAATAAAGATCATTAAACATGTGcacaccaaaaacaaaatcactcaaattgattaaaaaattattatcattaataacacaaatttcaaattttactatacattgaatatatatatatatatatatatatatatatatatatatatatatatatatatatataaatatcatgtGAATTTGTTGGCCCATTTTCGAATGTGACAAAAAATGTGAAGattgtgtttttcttttttaatttaatttgaatttgaactaGTAaggataattaattttatgagaaaattattatcattaataaCTATCGAcaaatttcatcttttttttatttactgaACATATATCTTTGAAATGTGTGAATTTGTGGGTGCCCATTTTCGAATGCGATAAAAAATGTGAAGATTGtgcttttcttttttaattcaatttgaatttaatctaGTAACgacaattaaatttatgaaataaaattattatcattaataaCTATAgacaaattttatcttttttctatACACTGAACATATATCTCTGAAATGTATGAATTTGTAGGCGCCTATTTTCGAATGCGACAAAAAATGTGAAGACTgtgcttttctttttttaattcaatttgaaCTAGTATGGACTTAATTTATGaaagaaatttattataattaataactaTAGACAagtttcatctttttttttatacaacCATCTTCAAGTACCACAAAATTGTGAagattatatatactttttctttttaattcaGTTTGAACTAGCTAGTAAggataattttcatttttatactATTCATTTGTACATCAAACAAGCATGCCTAAGTTAATATTAAGATATGTTTATCGGATTATGAAACAATattctcaaaataatattagGAGGGACTTGAATCTATTAATGGTGATGGACTTGAAAGTTAGATTTATCAtctttatttctaaattttaatttttataatgatattatttatgtatattaaaaataaaaaaaaatatattatttaaatataacgaCAAATCATGAaattcaaaaactattttttttcataattttaatattgaagtTAATGTGAAGGACACTAGCTACTATGGTTGGAATAGAAATGCATAATAGGGTAATTCAAATTGCATTTCTAGGGTAATTCCAATTGGTAGAGGATAGTATGGAAAGTCCGTAGAGAAaacttttaacttttataaagtTAGTTTGATAtgaataaaattgtataaaaaaaaggatgatctattttttgaaGACTTTTCGAAATTTTTGTAcgtaaatttaaataaatatcacaCATTGTGCATCAaagtttacaaatatttatatatatgatgattgTACATATTGGCTAggattcttatttaaattttcagagcatatatatatatatatatagtacatATATAGGTAGAAGATCTTAGGCTTTTTGTCTTATTTTTCTTCCCTTGAGGAATATGATAAAGTTGATCATGACTTAATTACTAGTTATTATATGTACGTTGATTCAGAAGAGTTGGATACTTGGATTCCTTGACGGTATTTTCTTTCATCAGAAAGACGCAGCGCAAAGCTGTCCAGGGCTTCCTGGTTGGTGCCTGCTCCTCCCCCAATTACTGGCTCAAAAATGCCAGTCTCCAAGTTAACCCTGGACACCTTCTTCTTCAGCAATTCATCACCAATCTCCACCAGCCTGTTCAAGTTCTCACTCGTTGCAACGTCCAAACTCGAAGAGTCCCCGGTTAAAGAATCCtcctatatataattaatacatattattataagttttcaaataattattacttacTGTAGTATGACTGACTGACTGACCGTCGACCGACCTGAATGCGAAGATAGTTATCCTGAGCATGAACGGCTTGGAAAAGAGTGGAAACATGAATGTCGACCATGTCGGAGCTGGCGGCACTAAAGCAATCGATGATAGGACTGGAGCCTTTCATGTTGATGATCCATGAGAAGATTCCCCAGTTTGAGACCTGATCTGCGCTAAACCTCTGTTCCATCTTTGCTTCCCCTGTTCCTAGTGATAATACCAGCATCCTACTAATCCCCACCTTCTCTCTATTCTCTAAGAACTCAAACTTTCCCAGCAATATCTCTGTTACTATGTGAGTAACTGCTATTTGTGTCtgaatcataaatatatattcaaaattaatcaataataacaatattCGTGCATGCATGCATTGACATTTCACACTCACTGACCGGGTTATTTGCTGCAATTGCGCCGTCAACAAGATCAAATGTGCGTGTTGTGCCGTCGGCATACTTAGTCTCAAAAGAATGTGCCGGAAGATATGTCGGAGCTGCTGATGTCCCTAGGCACACGTCAACCAATAGAGCATCCTTGGACACTTCAATCTTTgcctatttatattattattattattaattcataattcataattacttatttataagagacatatatatatatatactaattacgTACGTCATCGGTGGAGAAGATGATGGGTTGAAGATTCTTGATGTCGAACGTTGGGATGACGACGTCAGTTACAGTTTGTTTTATCGTGAGAGTCCCGATTTGTTCCTTCAATAGTTGCCTCAAGTACTTGCCGTCATATCTTGGTCCAGTCATCGTGCCAATCATTTTTCCCATGTTCGCTAATAGGTTCCACCCGCTGTTTAATTCATCATTATTAGCTACTACTATATACCATATAGAGATGGCAATGGTTACCATTATCAGCTATAGCTATATACTTTTAAGGTTTGTCATTGTTATTGAGATTGCCCCATGCAGAGATGATAATTGGTACACTTATATACAATAAGTATTAGATGACTGAGTTCGAATATTTTAAATCTAGTTTATGATCAGTTTcgaacttttggagggaaagtatTACTTTATCAGGTTCGGGTCGGGAGTCTCGAAATCTAGGGTTCAAATCTGATGTTCCAAATGATATGTTTCATTTTCCAAATGATATGTTTCATTATACCACATTcacacaaattaattattttaaagaaaagaTCAAAAGTAATTAAGAGAGAAGGAAAAACCCACATATTTTGTGAAAGTGGTTTAAAACATGAAACATTAATTTTGAAACAGCTATCTCATCTCCGAAATCCAAGAAATCCAAATGtttgatgttattttttaaacaaaaaaaactatatatcaaTCCAatccttatttattttaattttttaaaatatataaatatatatatatatccaatgtttgatgttaattttgtttagtattttgtaagattttatctgattttttagaattttttttagcaCATTACTAtcatcataattattaaattatacatttcattaattaaaatattcttattttatatttaaaaaataaataaataataaaataatttaacaaattaaaaattcaaataactttttttttaaataaataaaaagtttttaggtccaaaccaataaaaaaaacaattattgatTCTAACAAATATGGAACAAACCCTAGATGGGATCATGGGAGAAGTAcatatctttaatattatttttaatattattttattgatagaaaTGGTAGGCTGATctcattttaaataagttataaataaatatatattatatattttgaaaggaTAATATCGAGATACAAGACCGACAACAGTGGGTCCCTTCATTGATAGCCAATATTGATTTTTTGTTCAAAGGTTTGTGGAAGAAAAGTTTGTATgtactttcttttttattatattattcttttatgcGGTACagtaatttgatataaatatatatatttttatcatttttaacattaaatctaaattgcatttataaaaataataattttgtaaattattttagttaagaaAGATTTATTATATGGATCAATTTTTGTATTGAGTCACTAGATAAGTAGTTTATAAACAGAGTATTAGatgttgtaattaattaattaattaattagtatgaataattatataaaataccTGGTCTGTGGGAAAATCTTGGGACAGTTTTCTAAAAAGAAGCTGGTTATTTTCTTGGCCTCATAGAGCGGCCGACCATCAGCTCCGGGGACGGTGAGCATGGCGGTTACAAGACCTCCGGTGCTGGTTCCGGCAACCACATCAAAATAATCAGCAATCCTCACGCTCGGCCCGTCCAGTTCCTGAAAACAATCAAATCAACCATgtttaattaatggttttttttAACCACCGTGGAATCGGGTCTACAGTGAAATTTACCCGTgacattttgatctcttaaatCGATATTTTTGCGAGAAACATGAAATTAGTtgagataatatataattgcCTGAAGTTTGGATTCAAGATAGGCGAGGAGAGTTGCCGGAATGATTCCCTTTATGCCCCCGCCGTCGATGCTTAGCACGGTCACTATCTTCCCTTTCCGGCTAACACCCACCTTCTTGCTCGAATTatccattaataataataataataataataataatattcaagaTCTCCCTCTCTCCCAAATTAAATTGGACAAGTTTATTTTGAGACTAtactcaattatatatatatatatatgcactcTTCTAGAAGTTAAAAATTACttctaacttaaaaaatatttcttttaccatgtgttgaatataaataagtatataattaaataaacgagaagggaaaaaaattatatattcgtTTTGGTTATAaaaaaggtatatatatatatatatatatcattcctTTATAGATATAATATTATCATGGACGTAGATGATTGGgttataaattttacaaaaattggATTATAAGCTTTTGAGACAaatcattttattgatatttatatgagatagattttaaacaattaattttaaaatctagaaGACAAAGATGTacaagaatttaataaaaaaatgttttataagttaattaaattagttaaaaactGTTAATtgttaataagtttattaattataattaatattaaaactatcTGAGCTAAGTTTgtggcaaaaaaaaattactgttttaatatcttatttgtattgatttaaataaaataatagtattttttttaattatatatatatatattttaataaatttaataatatttatttcttcaatTCCAAATTCCTCTAACTTCATGTGTTTTCAAAGAGTTATAATGTTTTGATAAATAACTTCAACAATATTACATTTTCATGATCTCTTTTCAAGATTTAACACcaatttttaattatctttttatctaatgaaatataaaataaaataattgggaGAGAGTACTACATCAACTAGCATATATattgtgcatttgcacgagtaataatataaaaaatcgtgaaaaaaatattacgttaaaaatgtgatagcatttttaattttatttttaactgttttaagtttatgaacgagtcaatccacaatccgactcaaatatcaatttactctcacattgtaTAACGATCTCTAAAACCATtgatacaatttgatttttcaacTCAGTTAGTTTGATCTCTAGAGTCCATTTCTTCCCAATACTATaagtgaaagagaaaatataaagactaccattaaagtagcACATGCACACttaatatattcatatgaattatgtctcatatctctataaatatgacggaattcttccattattgctcactaataatagtgaaatctatagcgcaAAGTGAAAAGAGAATTATGGccgattaaaaactattgatgaaccaccgcgttcattaaatttggtgttaaatttaaaatataaagtgttattagcctagttggttaaagggttgtacactcacaatccgactcaagtatccatttactctcacatatatatcaaattaaccaccgttctcgatccggcaatccggacacttaaaaattaagcatcattatatatagatagttaagaatatttattaacattagaacaaacaaaattatactCATTTATAATTGGAAAAATGTTTCTAATAGCTTTACCAattatttgtcaagaatttaCTATATCATATTCGAGTTAGGAAGTCTTCTAGGCATATGTCGAAATGAGTCAAATGGCACAAGATGATGTGTTCAATATATACCGCTATAACAATTCACAAGAGACTTGTGATTATGTTTGTATATAAAGGATGAAACAATTGCAATAATAAATATTGGAGATTATTTAGGTGGGCGAATAGATAATCAATGCAAGATGATATGGATAGATAGATATACAATAAATACAGAAATATGAAAGCTCAAAAGGATGACTTCGTGAGTCAACTATTACgggaattattatttttattgaaaattattgtAGATCTAAGATCATACTCTCACCTTatcattatttctttattaCTTAAACTGTCTTAATAAATTAGAGAATAATTAGTTTGcatattagaattaaaatttgtgatgaaataagaattaaataaaattctgaTGGATACATTttcaatcaattattattaggttttattttttataggtttttttaagaataattttgaattacttacaaattttaattggggttgatttttaaaaaatgtttttttaatagaaacgtttataagtattaatatagaataataatattttttttattataaaaaattataaattattttaattaatgaagtaagagacatatgagaaaataaataaaataataattgattatattgaaatttaaaataaataaataaaactcattCAAAACAGTGCTAAGTTGACCAGGAAAAATGGTGTGAAgggaattataaaataattaccaGATCACGCATTATATGGATACAACATCATgcattattaatattagtatctataaattattaaataatggTTTTTGTGACACGAGGTAGTTTGTTTATATAGggaaataaatttgtaaaatacaatattttaaagtattaccaataaaataaagtgttgcaattattattatttttttaaaaaatgtgatttattttgatataattagttatagcatttttaaatattaccaATATATTAAAGTGTTGTAATATTTTAGTGagtaaatttaatgataaaattgaagaagttaattgaaaatgatttttgacgttctaaaaaaaaaaaaaaaactgattttaaCGGGAAATTTGACCGAATGACCCTAAAGATGGATTTTGACTTTTTGACCGgcacataaaattaaatgcgct from Impatiens glandulifera chromosome 9, dImpGla2.1, whole genome shotgun sequence includes the following:
- the LOC124914997 gene encoding patatin-like protein 2, whose amino-acid sequence is MDNSSKKVGVSRKGKIVTVLSIDGGGIKGIIPATLLAYLESKLQELDGPSVRIADYFDVVAGTSTGGLVTAMLTVPGADGRPLYEAKKITSFFLENCPKIFPQTSGWNLLANMGKMIGTMTGPRYDGKYLRQLLKEQIGTLTIKQTVTDVVIPTFDIKNLQPIIFSTDDAKIEVSKDALLVDVCLGTSAAPTYLPAHSFETKYADGTTRTFDLVDGAIAANNPTQIAVTHIVTEILLGKFEFLENREKVGISRMLVLSLGTGEAKMEQRFSADQVSNWGIFSWIINMKGSSPIIDCFSAASSDMVDIHVSTLFQAVHAQDNYLRIQEDSLTGDSSSLDVATSENLNRLVEIGDELLKKKVSRVNLETGIFEPVIGGGAGTNQEALDSFALRLSDERKYRQGIQVSNSSESTYI